One genomic segment of Marinitoga piezophila KA3 includes these proteins:
- the rlmB gene encoding 23S rRNA (guanosine(2251)-2'-O)-methyltransferase RlmB translates to MYVYGRNVLKEIIKAKYPVKNIFFTDSKKVDKTLNDLINLAEKNKYPYSFAPDKVLQKMSGISKHQGVVIDIGKEFRYADEEILETLREDATIVILDQLQDPHNFGAIIRSSIAADADLIVIPKDNSVEVTPTVIKVSVGLAFRIPILKVTNLSRFIEEIKKQGYWVYGADMSNNVYYKTDLTGKVALVMGNEGSGIREKVKSKCDALISIPMANDVDSLNVSVSAGILLFEIYKQKRGE, encoded by the coding sequence ATGTATGTTTATGGAAGAAATGTATTGAAGGAAATAATAAAAGCAAAGTATCCCGTTAAGAATATATTTTTTACTGATAGCAAAAAAGTGGATAAAACACTAAACGATTTAATTAATCTTGCAGAAAAAAACAAGTATCCTTATTCTTTTGCGCCTGATAAGGTATTGCAGAAAATGTCAGGAATATCAAAACATCAGGGCGTTGTTATAGATATTGGAAAAGAATTTAGATATGCGGATGAGGAGATACTTGAAACATTAAGAGAAGATGCCACAATAGTTATACTTGATCAATTACAGGATCCACACAATTTTGGAGCAATAATTAGATCTTCAATAGCGGCAGATGCTGATTTAATAGTAATTCCAAAGGATAATTCCGTTGAAGTTACTCCGACAGTTATAAAAGTATCTGTGGGATTGGCTTTTAGGATTCCAATATTGAAAGTAACCAATTTATCAAGGTTTATTGAGGAAATAAAAAAGCAGGGATATTGGGTTTATGGTGCAGATATGAGTAATAATGTATATTATAAAACCGATTTAACAGGAAAGGTTGCTCTTGTTATGGGAAATGAAGGAAGTGGAATAAGGGAAAAGGTAAAATCAAAATGTGATGCATTAATTTCAATTCCAATGGCAAATGATGTAGATTCCCTAAATGTTTCAGTAAGTGCTGGAATATTATTGTTTGAAATATATAAACAAAAGAGGGGCGAGTAA
- a CDS encoding Mini-ribonuclease 3, which produces MQEFEGLESLFQNNIRDLKEVPVDTFAYIGDAVLNLYFINYIIDNGRKKAGRLHNETKNYISASAQSKIVDQLKDVFTEEEFDIYKRGLNSKGAKKRGNDPEYRKATAFETVIGYLFLKKDYIRLNDILEKSKKLLKERE; this is translated from the coding sequence ATGCAAGAGTTTGAAGGGCTTGAAAGTTTATTTCAAAATAATATTAGAGATTTAAAAGAAGTACCTGTTGATACATTTGCATATATTGGAGATGCTGTTTTAAATCTATATTTTATTAATTATATAATAGATAATGGAAGAAAAAAAGCAGGGCGTTTGCATAATGAAACTAAAAATTATATAAGCGCTTCTGCTCAATCAAAAATTGTAGATCAATTAAAAGACGTTTTTACTGAAGAAGAATTTGATATATATAAAAGAGGATTAAATTCAAAGGGTGCAAAAAAGAGAGGAAATGATCCTGAATACAGAAAAGCAACGGCTTTTGAAACCGTAATAGGCTATCTGTTCTTGAAAAAGGATTATATTAGATTAAACGATATACTTGAAAAATCAAAAAAATTATTAAAGGAGAGAGAATAA